A genomic region of Arachis stenosperma cultivar V10309 chromosome 9, arast.V10309.gnm1.PFL2, whole genome shotgun sequence contains the following coding sequences:
- the LOC130951019 gene encoding LEAF RUST 10 DISEASE-RESISTANCE LOCUS RECEPTOR-LIKE PROTEIN KINASE-like 1.1 isoform X3 has protein sequence MFDFQVNWRVNNFTIFFPYIQTQRCKAFSNNWSLPLMPSSPLGYSFAKFNKTLFTCPSNNLTLPPSFYNYNNCSNYHIYYDGFQQRLGDSPDFRWPGPLAACSKINFALKDVTNDRDPFSFLSDQIEVEVELSSDCRNCIHHRRGHCQLDSQRNFLCVTDMSLAMKLGLGIGVSVTIIIGVLLIMWSRKARCGVGMSSNTEPESCSVFFGIPVFSYKDLELATKYFDRSRVLGDGGFGTVYYGKLKDGREVAIKRLYEHNYRRVEQFMNEVKILTRLRHANLVSLYGCTSRHSHELLLVYEFISNGTVASHLHGGSARPAFLPWHIRMKVAIETATALAYLHASDIIHRDVKTNNILLDNSFCVKVADFGMSRLFPNDVTHVSTAPQGTPGYLDPEYHQFYQLTSKSDVYSFGVVLIELISSMPAIDMRRHKDEISLANLATNKISKGAIAELVDPSLGFESDSDVRRGVNLVAELAFQCLQRDRDLRPSMDAVLEALRRTESKKEEAEVSHGDAHSAADHEEMKVLNQMNATPSSSPTAVTDKWDSESTTTPPSVTAQSRTQSKNRVLFYRSS, from the exons ATGTTTGATTTCCAAGTCAACTGGCGTGTCAACAACTTCACAATATTCTTTCCATATATCCAG ACTCAGCGTTGCAAAGCCTTCAGCAACAATTGGAGTCTGCCTCTCATGCCCAGCTCGCCCTTAGGTTATTCATTCGCCAAATTCAATAAAACACTCTTCACATGTCCTTCCAATAACCTCACCCTTCCTCCCTCATTTTATAACTATAACAACTGCTCTAACTACCACATCTACTATGATGGCTTTCAACAACGTCTCGGAGATTCTCCTGACTTTCGATGGCCAGGCCCCTTAGCAGCATGTTCCAAGATTAATTTTGCATTAAAAGACGTAACAAATGACAGAGACCCCTTCTCATTTCTGTCTGATCAGATCGAGGTGGAAGTAGAATTATCCAGTGATTGTAGAAACTGTATTCATCACAGAAGAGGACACTGTCAACTTGACTCCCAAAGAAACTTCCTTTGCGTCACAG ATATGAGTTTGGCTATGAAGTTAGGACTGG GTATTGGAGTCTCGGTAACAATTATAATCGGCGTGTTGCTGATTATGTGGAGTAGGAAAGCCAGATGCGGTGTTGGTATGTCCTCAAATACAGAACCAGAGAGCTGCAGTGTCTTCTTTGGGATCCCTGTCTTCTCCTATAAGGATCTTGAACTCGCAACAAAATATTTTGATCGTTCCAGAGTACTTGGTGATGGAGGCTTTGGCACTGTTTACTATG GAAAACTCAAAGATGGACGTGAAGTTGCCATCAAGCGCCTATACGAGCACAACTATAGGCGTGTAGAACAATTCATGAATGAAGTTAAGATCTTAACTCGCTTGCGACATGCAAATCTTGTGTCCCTCTATGGCTGCACTTCACGTCACAGCCATGAACTCCTGCTTGTTTATGAATTCATTTCAAACGGCACAGTAGCTAGTCATCTCCATGGTGGATCAGCAAGGCCTGCCTTTCTGCCTTGGCATATCCGAATGAAAGTTGCCATAGAGACTGCAACAGCATTGGCATATCTCCATGCTTCAGACATCATTCACCGCGATGTGAAGACCAACAACATTCTCCTGGACAACAGCTTTTGTGTTAAGGTTGCAGATTTCGGGATGTCAAGACTGTTCCCGAATGACGTCACACATGTATCCACAGCTCCACAAGGGACCCCTGGCTATCTTGATCCAGAATATCACCAATTCTACCAGCTAACAAGCAAGAGTGATGTGTATAGTTTCGGAGTTGTGCTCATTGAGTTAATATCATCCATGCCAGCAATTGATATGAGAAGGCATAAGGATGAGATTAGCTTGGCAAATCTAGCCACAAACAAGATTAGCAAAGGTGCAATTGCAGAGTTGGTTGATCCTTCCCTTGGTTTTGAGTCAGATAGTGATGTTAGAAGGGGAGTAAATTTGGTAGCTGAATTGGCATTTCAGTGTTTGCAAAGGGACAGGGACTTGAGGCCCTCAATGGATGCGGTGTTGGAGGCACTGAGGAGAACAGAGAGTAAAAAGGAAGAGGCTGAGGTGTCACATGGTGATGCGCATTCAGCAGCAgatcatgaagaaatgaaagtgTTGAATCAAATGAATGCAACACCTTCATCTTCTCCAACGGCAGTGACTGATAAGTGGGATAGTGAATCTACTACTACACCACCAAGTGTCACTGCTCAATCACGTACCCAATCTAAAAATAGGGTCCTATTTTATAGAAGTTCTTAA
- the LOC130951784 gene encoding uncharacterized protein LOC130951784, translating to MAALHKFKLFASHCGVAQSPTQSPRASPLVQLRRPKTTLRTLLSLSLSRSPRPQEPPLLQDHVALEKQSKDLMMRRHSLKDLFVSSPPREEADRATAATLLGSVGVGSMGLSGPGPWRDGPGSSSSVWRGFRCRSLLKRKANWRPLLLTIPEDDA from the coding sequence ATGGCCGCTCTCCACAAATTCAAGCTCTTCGCGTCTCATTGCGGCGTTGCACAGAGCCCAACCCAAAGCCCAAGAGCCAGCCCACTGGTTCAGCTCCGTCGTCCCAAGACCACCTTGCGCACGCTGCTGAGCCTGAGCCTGAGCCGGTCACCTCGGCCGCAAGAGCCACCGCTTCTGCAGGACCACGTGGCATTGGAAAAGCAGAGCAAGGATCTGATGATGCGGAGGCACTCGCTTAAGGATCTGTTCGTGTCTTCGCCGCCTAGAGAGGAGGCAGACCGTGCCACTGCAGCTACATTGTTGGGCTCAGTGGGTGTTGGGAGTATGGGCCTTAGTGGGCCAGGCCCATGGAGGGATGGGCCTGGATCGAGCAGCTCTGTGTGGAGGGGTTTCCGTTGCAGGTCGTTACTGAAAAGGAAGGCTAATTGGAGGCCTCTGCTGCTCACCATTCCCGAGGACGACGCATAG
- the LOC130951739 gene encoding LEAF RUST 10 DISEASE-RESISTANCE LOCUS RECEPTOR-LIKE PROTEIN KINASE-like 1.1, translated as MVLIYVLRFFLASHLLLNSGVNGDREECPDSFDCGSLGSFHFPFTTVERPDCGALAIHGCGHDHKQQSQYLLIGGKKFPVTRIGKESWFTSNLVYVIDNHLSEYLKSGSCNTFAHNITLPSVSPLIGFFTISNNVTLFKCKSNLNVSTPQTYFKNSTSCDYDIVFGPPNSDDDASVSTHPSIAGCSSVELPTVYGLPISANPFAFLTAEIPIQFNPSVKCAQCHHDRRVPHGQCFLDREGKPYCAARKDKKGTRMLALALGLGLGPWIIFGLILILRNHKRKQSTAHVQLQSTMPSADSSHSPDVQTDRIFFGVPIYSYKELQEATNNFDNTRKLGDGGFGTVYYGKLEDGREVAVKHLFDHNYRRVEQFMNEIEILTRMRHRNLVSLYGCTSRHSRELLLVYEYIPNGTVASHLHGTLARAGLLTWPIRMQIAIDTATALAFLHISDIIHRDVKTNNILLDIDFSVKVADFGLSRLFPNNVTHVSTAPQGSPGYLDPEYFQCYQLTAKSDVYSFGVVLMELISSMPAVDHTRERDEISLANLAAKKIQKGALSELVDPSLGFDTNQEVKRKITMVAELAFQCVQVDKELRPSMDGVLNALKKIGSANSEPEHVEKGDDSAVISHGEELNGSQDWNQVRFLVKEKLRSSPNSLTEKWSSESTTPNASA; from the exons ATGGTACTAATTTATGTTTTGCGGTTCTTTTTGGCTTCACATCTACTCCTCAACTCGGGTGTGAATGGGGACCGTGAAGAGTGTCCAGACTCGTTTGATTGTGGAAGTCTCGGCTCGTTTCACTTCCCCTTTACCACCGTAGAACGCCCTGATTGTGGTGCACTGGCCATCCATGGTTGCGGCCATGATCATAAGCAACAGTCCCAGTACTTACTCATTGGAGGTAAAAAGTTTCCAGTTACACGAATTGGGAAGGAAAGTTGGTTCACTTCCAATCTTGTTTACGTTATTGACAATCATCTCTCCGAATATTTGAAATCAGGGAGTTGTAACACCTTTGCCCATAATATTACACTCCCTTCCGTCTCTCCTCTCATTGGTTTCTTCACTATCAGTAACAACGTTACTTTGTTCAAATGCAAGAGCAATCTCAACGTCAGCACGCCGCAAACTTACTTTAAAAATTCTACAAGCTGTGACTACGACATCGTTTTTGGCCCTCCTAATTCAGATGATGATGCATCTGTGTCCACGCACCCTTCCATTGCAGGATGCTCAAGTGTTGAGCTTCCCACAGTGTATGGCCTTCCAATATCTGCAAACCCATTTGCGTTCTTAACTGCAGAAATTCCCATCCAGTTCAATCCATCAGTTAAATGTGCCCAGTGTCATCATGACAGAAGGGTTCCTCATGGCCAATGTTTCCTTGACAGGGAAGGAAAACCTTACTGCGCTGCAAG GAAGGACAAAAAAGGGACTCGGATGCTTGCACTAGCACTAG GTTTAGGTCTTGGACCTTGGATCATATTTGGGTTGATCCTCATTTTAAGGAACCACAAACGGAAGCAGAGTACCGCACACGTCCAACTCCAATCAACAATGCCTTCTGCTGATTCCAGCCATAGTCCTGATGTACAGACTGACAGGATCTTCTTTGGGGTGCCAATATACTCTTATAAGGAGCTTCAAGAAGCAACCAACAACTTTGACAACACTAGAAAACTGGGAGATGGAGGCTTTGGCACTGTTTACTATG GAAAACTTGAAGATGGAAGAGAAGTTGCAGTCAAACACCTATTTGATCACAACTACAGGAGAGTGGAGCAGTTTATGAATGAAATTGAGATCCTCACTCGCATGCGCCACAGAAATCTTGTGTCCCTGTATGGCTGCACTTCACGTCACAGCCGTGAGCTACTTCTTGTGTATGAATACATTCCAAATGGCACGGTTGCTTCCCATCTCCATGGTACTTTAGCAAGGGCCGGTTTACTCACTTGGCCTATTCGAATGCAAATCGCCATAGACACTGCTACTGCATTGGCATTTCTCCATATTTCAGATATCATCCACCGTGATGTCAAAACCAACAACATCCTACTTGACATTGATTTTTCAGTTAAGGTAGCAGACTTTGGTCTTTCAAGACTGTTTCCAAACAATGTCACCCATGTCTCCACGGCTCCACAAGGAAGTCCAGGTTACCTTGACCCTGAATATTTTCAGTGCTACCAACTTACAGCTAAGAGTGATGTATATAGTTTCGGGGTTGTGCTCATGGAGCTGATATCATCTATGCCAGCAGTTGATCATACCAGGGAAAGAGATGAAATTAGCTTGGCGAATCTAGCAGCAAAGAAGATTCAGAAGGGTGCATTGAGTGAGCTGGTGGACCCATCTCTTGGTTTTGATACAAATCAAGAAGTTAAAAGGAAGATAACTATGGTGGCAGAATTGGCTTTCCAGTGTGTGCAAGTGGACAAAGAGCTAAGACCTTCTATGGATGGAGTTCTAAATGCACTCAAGAAAATTGGGAGTGCGAATTCTGAGCCTGAGCATGTAGAGAAAGGAGATGATAGTGCTGTGATCTCACACGGCGAAGAATTAAATGGGTCGCAGGATTGGAATCAAGTTAGATTCTTAGTGAAAGAGAAGCTAAGGTCTTCACCAAACTCCTTGACTGAGAAATGGTCAAGTGAATCTACTACTCCTAATGCCAGTGCTTAA
- the LOC130951019 gene encoding LEAF RUST 10 DISEASE-RESISTANCE LOCUS RECEPTOR-LIKE PROTEIN KINASE-like 1.1 isoform X4: MFDFQVNWRVNNFTIFFPYIQIEVEVELSSDCRNCIHHRRGHCQLDSQRNFLCVTDMSLAMKLGLGIGVSVTIIIGVLLIMWSRKARCGVGMSSNTEPESCSVFFGIPVFSYKDLELATKYFDRSRVLGDGGFGTVYYGKLKDGREVAIKRLYEHNYRRVEQFMNEVKILTRLRHANLVSLYGCTSRHSHELLLVYEFISNGTVASHLHGGSARPAFLPWHIRMKVAIETATALAYLHASDIIHRDVKTNNILLDNSFCVKVADFGMSRLFPNDVTHVSTAPQGTPGYLDPEYHQFYQLTSKSDVYSFGVVLIELISSMPAIDMRRHKDEISLANLATNKISKGAIAELVDPSLGFESDSDVRRGVNLVAELAFQCLQRDRDLRPSMDAVLEALRRTESKKEEAEVSHGDAHSAADHEEMKVLNQMNATPSSSPTAVTDKWDSESTTTPPSVTAQSRTQSKNRVLFYRSS, translated from the exons ATGTTTGATTTCCAAGTCAACTGGCGTGTCAACAACTTCACAATATTCTTTCCATATATCCAG ATCGAGGTGGAAGTAGAATTATCCAGTGATTGTAGAAACTGTATTCATCACAGAAGAGGACACTGTCAACTTGACTCCCAAAGAAACTTCCTTTGCGTCACAG ATATGAGTTTGGCTATGAAGTTAGGACTGG GTATTGGAGTCTCGGTAACAATTATAATCGGCGTGTTGCTGATTATGTGGAGTAGGAAAGCCAGATGCGGTGTTGGTATGTCCTCAAATACAGAACCAGAGAGCTGCAGTGTCTTCTTTGGGATCCCTGTCTTCTCCTATAAGGATCTTGAACTCGCAACAAAATATTTTGATCGTTCCAGAGTACTTGGTGATGGAGGCTTTGGCACTGTTTACTATG GAAAACTCAAAGATGGACGTGAAGTTGCCATCAAGCGCCTATACGAGCACAACTATAGGCGTGTAGAACAATTCATGAATGAAGTTAAGATCTTAACTCGCTTGCGACATGCAAATCTTGTGTCCCTCTATGGCTGCACTTCACGTCACAGCCATGAACTCCTGCTTGTTTATGAATTCATTTCAAACGGCACAGTAGCTAGTCATCTCCATGGTGGATCAGCAAGGCCTGCCTTTCTGCCTTGGCATATCCGAATGAAAGTTGCCATAGAGACTGCAACAGCATTGGCATATCTCCATGCTTCAGACATCATTCACCGCGATGTGAAGACCAACAACATTCTCCTGGACAACAGCTTTTGTGTTAAGGTTGCAGATTTCGGGATGTCAAGACTGTTCCCGAATGACGTCACACATGTATCCACAGCTCCACAAGGGACCCCTGGCTATCTTGATCCAGAATATCACCAATTCTACCAGCTAACAAGCAAGAGTGATGTGTATAGTTTCGGAGTTGTGCTCATTGAGTTAATATCATCCATGCCAGCAATTGATATGAGAAGGCATAAGGATGAGATTAGCTTGGCAAATCTAGCCACAAACAAGATTAGCAAAGGTGCAATTGCAGAGTTGGTTGATCCTTCCCTTGGTTTTGAGTCAGATAGTGATGTTAGAAGGGGAGTAAATTTGGTAGCTGAATTGGCATTTCAGTGTTTGCAAAGGGACAGGGACTTGAGGCCCTCAATGGATGCGGTGTTGGAGGCACTGAGGAGAACAGAGAGTAAAAAGGAAGAGGCTGAGGTGTCACATGGTGATGCGCATTCAGCAGCAgatcatgaagaaatgaaagtgTTGAATCAAATGAATGCAACACCTTCATCTTCTCCAACGGCAGTGACTGATAAGTGGGATAGTGAATCTACTACTACACCACCAAGTGTCACTGCTCAATCACGTACCCAATCTAAAAATAGGGTCCTATTTTATAGAAGTTCTTAA
- the LOC130951019 gene encoding LEAF RUST 10 DISEASE-RESISTANCE LOCUS RECEPTOR-LIKE PROTEIN KINASE-like 1.1 isoform X1 has protein sequence MAPLFVLKTLILCELMFVVHVKAESEKCPTSFECGKLGTIMFPFTDSKWPHCGVLAIHGCHDNNPNAQKVIVLNDKPNGRFSVLNIDFHTITITDLTLLKSLKSQSQTQRCKAFSNNWSLPLMPSSPLGYSFAKFNKTLFTCPSNNLTLPPSFYNYNNCSNYHIYYDGFQQRLGDSPDFRWPGPLAACSKINFALKDVTNDRDPFSFLSDQIEVEVELSSDCRNCIHHRRGHCQLDSQRNFLCVTDMSLAMKLGLGIGVSVTIIIGVLLIMWSRKARCGVGMSSNTEPESCSVFFGIPVFSYKDLELATKYFDRSRVLGDGGFGTVYYGKLKDGREVAIKRLYEHNYRRVEQFMNEVKILTRLRHANLVSLYGCTSRHSHELLLVYEFISNGTVASHLHGGSARPAFLPWHIRMKVAIETATALAYLHASDIIHRDVKTNNILLDNSFCVKVADFGMSRLFPNDVTHVSTAPQGTPGYLDPEYHQFYQLTSKSDVYSFGVVLIELISSMPAIDMRRHKDEISLANLATNKISKGAIAELVDPSLGFESDSDVRRGVNLVAELAFQCLQRDRDLRPSMDAVLEALRRTESKKEEAEVSHGDAHSAADHEEMKVLNQMNATPSSSPTAVTDKWDSESTTTPPSVTAQSRTQSKNRVLFYRSS, from the exons ATGGCTCCCCTTTTTGTGTTGAAAACTCTGATTCTGTGTGAGCTTATGTTTGTGGTTCATGTGAAAGCTGAGAGTGAAAAGTGTCCAACCTCTTTTGAGTGTGGGAAACTTGGCACCATCATGTTCCCTTTCACAGACTCAAAATGGCCTCACTGTGGCGTATTGGCCATACACGGATGCCATGATAACAATCCAAATGCCCAGAAAGTCATAGTATTAAACGACAAACCAAATGGAAGGTTTTCTGTTTTAAACATTGATTTTCATACCATAACGATAACCGATTTGACTCTACTTAAATCTTTGAAATCCCAATCGCAGACTCAGCGTTGCAAAGCCTTCAGCAACAATTGGAGTCTGCCTCTCATGCCCAGCTCGCCCTTAGGTTATTCATTCGCCAAATTCAATAAAACACTCTTCACATGTCCTTCCAATAACCTCACCCTTCCTCCCTCATTTTATAACTATAACAACTGCTCTAACTACCACATCTACTATGATGGCTTTCAACAACGTCTCGGAGATTCTCCTGACTTTCGATGGCCAGGCCCCTTAGCAGCATGTTCCAAGATTAATTTTGCATTAAAAGACGTAACAAATGACAGAGACCCCTTCTCATTTCTGTCTGATCAGATCGAGGTGGAAGTAGAATTATCCAGTGATTGTAGAAACTGTATTCATCACAGAAGAGGACACTGTCAACTTGACTCCCAAAGAAACTTCCTTTGCGTCACAG ATATGAGTTTGGCTATGAAGTTAGGACTGG GTATTGGAGTCTCGGTAACAATTATAATCGGCGTGTTGCTGATTATGTGGAGTAGGAAAGCCAGATGCGGTGTTGGTATGTCCTCAAATACAGAACCAGAGAGCTGCAGTGTCTTCTTTGGGATCCCTGTCTTCTCCTATAAGGATCTTGAACTCGCAACAAAATATTTTGATCGTTCCAGAGTACTTGGTGATGGAGGCTTTGGCACTGTTTACTATG GAAAACTCAAAGATGGACGTGAAGTTGCCATCAAGCGCCTATACGAGCACAACTATAGGCGTGTAGAACAATTCATGAATGAAGTTAAGATCTTAACTCGCTTGCGACATGCAAATCTTGTGTCCCTCTATGGCTGCACTTCACGTCACAGCCATGAACTCCTGCTTGTTTATGAATTCATTTCAAACGGCACAGTAGCTAGTCATCTCCATGGTGGATCAGCAAGGCCTGCCTTTCTGCCTTGGCATATCCGAATGAAAGTTGCCATAGAGACTGCAACAGCATTGGCATATCTCCATGCTTCAGACATCATTCACCGCGATGTGAAGACCAACAACATTCTCCTGGACAACAGCTTTTGTGTTAAGGTTGCAGATTTCGGGATGTCAAGACTGTTCCCGAATGACGTCACACATGTATCCACAGCTCCACAAGGGACCCCTGGCTATCTTGATCCAGAATATCACCAATTCTACCAGCTAACAAGCAAGAGTGATGTGTATAGTTTCGGAGTTGTGCTCATTGAGTTAATATCATCCATGCCAGCAATTGATATGAGAAGGCATAAGGATGAGATTAGCTTGGCAAATCTAGCCACAAACAAGATTAGCAAAGGTGCAATTGCAGAGTTGGTTGATCCTTCCCTTGGTTTTGAGTCAGATAGTGATGTTAGAAGGGGAGTAAATTTGGTAGCTGAATTGGCATTTCAGTGTTTGCAAAGGGACAGGGACTTGAGGCCCTCAATGGATGCGGTGTTGGAGGCACTGAGGAGAACAGAGAGTAAAAAGGAAGAGGCTGAGGTGTCACATGGTGATGCGCATTCAGCAGCAgatcatgaagaaatgaaagtgTTGAATCAAATGAATGCAACACCTTCATCTTCTCCAACGGCAGTGACTGATAAGTGGGATAGTGAATCTACTACTACACCACCAAGTGTCACTGCTCAATCACGTACCCAATCTAAAAATAGGGTCCTATTTTATAGAAGTTCTTAA
- the LOC130951019 gene encoding LEAF RUST 10 DISEASE-RESISTANCE LOCUS RECEPTOR-LIKE PROTEIN KINASE-like 1.1 isoform X2, which translates to MFPFTDSKWPHCGVLAIHGCHDNNPNAQKVIVLNDKPNGRFSVLNIDFHTITITDLTLLKSLKSQSQTQRCKAFSNNWSLPLMPSSPLGYSFAKFNKTLFTCPSNNLTLPPSFYNYNNCSNYHIYYDGFQQRLGDSPDFRWPGPLAACSKINFALKDVTNDRDPFSFLSDQIEVEVELSSDCRNCIHHRRGHCQLDSQRNFLCVTDMSLAMKLGLGIGVSVTIIIGVLLIMWSRKARCGVGMSSNTEPESCSVFFGIPVFSYKDLELATKYFDRSRVLGDGGFGTVYYGKLKDGREVAIKRLYEHNYRRVEQFMNEVKILTRLRHANLVSLYGCTSRHSHELLLVYEFISNGTVASHLHGGSARPAFLPWHIRMKVAIETATALAYLHASDIIHRDVKTNNILLDNSFCVKVADFGMSRLFPNDVTHVSTAPQGTPGYLDPEYHQFYQLTSKSDVYSFGVVLIELISSMPAIDMRRHKDEISLANLATNKISKGAIAELVDPSLGFESDSDVRRGVNLVAELAFQCLQRDRDLRPSMDAVLEALRRTESKKEEAEVSHGDAHSAADHEEMKVLNQMNATPSSSPTAVTDKWDSESTTTPPSVTAQSRTQSKNRVLFYRSS; encoded by the exons ATGTTCCCTTTCACAGACTCAAAATGGCCTCACTGTGGCGTATTGGCCATACACGGATGCCATGATAACAATCCAAATGCCCAGAAAGTCATAGTATTAAACGACAAACCAAATGGAAGGTTTTCTGTTTTAAACATTGATTTTCATACCATAACGATAACCGATTTGACTCTACTTAAATCTTTGAAATCCCAATCGCAGACTCAGCGTTGCAAAGCCTTCAGCAACAATTGGAGTCTGCCTCTCATGCCCAGCTCGCCCTTAGGTTATTCATTCGCCAAATTCAATAAAACACTCTTCACATGTCCTTCCAATAACCTCACCCTTCCTCCCTCATTTTATAACTATAACAACTGCTCTAACTACCACATCTACTATGATGGCTTTCAACAACGTCTCGGAGATTCTCCTGACTTTCGATGGCCAGGCCCCTTAGCAGCATGTTCCAAGATTAATTTTGCATTAAAAGACGTAACAAATGACAGAGACCCCTTCTCATTTCTGTCTGATCAGATCGAGGTGGAAGTAGAATTATCCAGTGATTGTAGAAACTGTATTCATCACAGAAGAGGACACTGTCAACTTGACTCCCAAAGAAACTTCCTTTGCGTCACAG ATATGAGTTTGGCTATGAAGTTAGGACTGG GTATTGGAGTCTCGGTAACAATTATAATCGGCGTGTTGCTGATTATGTGGAGTAGGAAAGCCAGATGCGGTGTTGGTATGTCCTCAAATACAGAACCAGAGAGCTGCAGTGTCTTCTTTGGGATCCCTGTCTTCTCCTATAAGGATCTTGAACTCGCAACAAAATATTTTGATCGTTCCAGAGTACTTGGTGATGGAGGCTTTGGCACTGTTTACTATG GAAAACTCAAAGATGGACGTGAAGTTGCCATCAAGCGCCTATACGAGCACAACTATAGGCGTGTAGAACAATTCATGAATGAAGTTAAGATCTTAACTCGCTTGCGACATGCAAATCTTGTGTCCCTCTATGGCTGCACTTCACGTCACAGCCATGAACTCCTGCTTGTTTATGAATTCATTTCAAACGGCACAGTAGCTAGTCATCTCCATGGTGGATCAGCAAGGCCTGCCTTTCTGCCTTGGCATATCCGAATGAAAGTTGCCATAGAGACTGCAACAGCATTGGCATATCTCCATGCTTCAGACATCATTCACCGCGATGTGAAGACCAACAACATTCTCCTGGACAACAGCTTTTGTGTTAAGGTTGCAGATTTCGGGATGTCAAGACTGTTCCCGAATGACGTCACACATGTATCCACAGCTCCACAAGGGACCCCTGGCTATCTTGATCCAGAATATCACCAATTCTACCAGCTAACAAGCAAGAGTGATGTGTATAGTTTCGGAGTTGTGCTCATTGAGTTAATATCATCCATGCCAGCAATTGATATGAGAAGGCATAAGGATGAGATTAGCTTGGCAAATCTAGCCACAAACAAGATTAGCAAAGGTGCAATTGCAGAGTTGGTTGATCCTTCCCTTGGTTTTGAGTCAGATAGTGATGTTAGAAGGGGAGTAAATTTGGTAGCTGAATTGGCATTTCAGTGTTTGCAAAGGGACAGGGACTTGAGGCCCTCAATGGATGCGGTGTTGGAGGCACTGAGGAGAACAGAGAGTAAAAAGGAAGAGGCTGAGGTGTCACATGGTGATGCGCATTCAGCAGCAgatcatgaagaaatgaaagtgTTGAATCAAATGAATGCAACACCTTCATCTTCTCCAACGGCAGTGACTGATAAGTGGGATAGTGAATCTACTACTACACCACCAAGTGTCACTGCTCAATCACGTACCCAATCTAAAAATAGGGTCCTATTTTATAGAAGTTCTTAA